In the Sarcophilus harrisii chromosome 3, mSarHar1.11, whole genome shotgun sequence genome, one interval contains:
- the HAUS5 gene encoding HAUS augmin-like complex subunit 5 encodes MLPSSNVPFSFPSPQLLLQEMWDHWAGRGREGLPTPHPRSRTGRMPHLATGGVTSAPGPMGESPRRSRSSSRDVTRLRPEFARESGSDAAMDPVSLAQEVGRWAAREMGCPAALLPPEPALRRMCMGPMADVWTFLIQKIHSQRTVKKIRGNLLWYNHQESPEAGRRRELEASLMRVQAEIREMDLSLDLAEREAVAQDVALELTLKQIRDAQGKALLLRARAAAARRQQRGLRDRTQRLQGQLSHLQDMARKAKVHVAFQPRTPMLLGLEPDVLQEVMRVCTLRTQFFQALLTPHSDPRTLTTQDDLFATTHRQWFSEMEVLMASHPPEQILGALEHLASRQTTELQLLTDEWDGEARRLQLAEASEASVLPSLTHLIQEGWRAVGLLISQRGPLLRQGQALAARLQDLMQEVTQRAPGLSHALTLGLQAAALRATRDSLKAQCQTLKEEAERRQQELWELQAKRQRILSWRQQVEQTQERIRVLIKGNSVSKSHLQKSPGEIQALAQRKVVPAAEAVRLQAQSLLSRQEEETQWLLGLELNPLLRHHPGGAQPLPAVFPSVYSLHPACPGSQILIHLSQDLGLPPGKAPEFLLHQAASLRQDWLFLQDQLSYRVGMLRRLQKNLPPGPSTQELLQIQESEEKKQQEHLGPILHRLEELMERGLERIPQLLKAVGDWWDQPGQDALPGELQDQDGLSLQQWKLRWARAQGRRA; translated from the exons ATGCTGCCCTCCAGCAAtgtccccttctccttcccttccccccagctTCTTCTCCAGGAAATGTGGGACCACTGGGCAGGGAGGGGGCGGGAGGGCCTTCCAACTCCCCATCCGCGATCCAGAACCGGGAGGATGCCCCACTTAGCAACCGGTGGCGTCACGAGCGCGCCTGGGCCAATGGGAGAGTCTCCCCGCCGGTCCCGCTCCTCCTCTCGTGACGTCACACGCCTGCGCCCGGAGTTCGCGCGCGAGAGCGGGAGCGACGCCGCCATGGACCCCGTGAGCTTGGCGCAGGAGGTGGGGCGCTGGGCGGCTCGAGAGATGGGCTGTCCGGCAGCCCTGCTGCCCCCCGAGCCTGCACTGCGCAG AATGTGTATGGGTCCCATGGCTGATGTCTGGACTTTTCTGATACAGAAAATCCATAGCCAGAG GACGGTGAAGAAGATTCGTGGGAACCTCTTGTG GTACAACCACCAGGAAAGCCCAGAG GCTGGCCGGAGGCGAGAGCTGGAGGCATCTCTGATGAGAGTACAGGCCGAGATCAGAGAAATGGACCTGAGCCTGGACCTGGCTGAGCGAGAGGCTGTAGCCCAGG ACGTGGCCCTGGAACTCACTCTGAAGCAGATCCGGGACGCCCAGGGCAAGGCTTTGCTCCTCCGGGCACGAGCCGCGGCTGCCCGGCGGCAGCAGCGAGGCCTCCGGGACCGCACCCAGAGGCTGCAAGGCCAGCTCAGCCACCTGCAGGACATGGCAAG GAAGGCAAAAGTACATGTGGCCTTTCAGCCTCGAACCCCGATGCTCTTGGGCCTGGAGCCAGATGTCCTG CAAGAGGTCATGAGGGTCTGTACCCTGCGTACCCAGTTCTTCCAAGCCCTGCTGACCCCTCATTCTGATCCAAGAACTTT GACCACCCAGGATGACTTGTTTGCCACGACCCACAGGCAGTGGTTCAGTGAAATGGAG gtCCTGATGGCTTCCCATCCTCCAGAGCAAATCCTGGGGGCACTGGAGCACCTGGCTTCCAGGCAGACCACTGAGCTGCAGCTGCTGACTGATGAGTGGGACGGGGAGGCACGGAG GCTACAACTGGCAGAAGCATCAGAGGCCTCGGTCCTGCCTTCCCTGACCCACCTCATTCAG GAGGGCTGGCGGGCTGTGGGGCTGCTGATTTCACAGCGGGGCCCTCTGCTGCGGCAAGGTCAGGCCCTGGCCGCGAGACTCCAGGACCTGATGCAGGAAGTGACGCAGCGGGCACCAGGGCTGAG CCACGCCTTGACCCTGGGGCTGCAGGCGGCTGCCCTGCGCGCCACCCGCGACTCTCTAAAAGCTCAGTGCCAGACCCTGAAGGAGGAGGCTGAGAGGAGGCAGCAGGAGCTCTGGGAGCTCCAGGCCAAACGGCAGCGCATCCTGAGCTGGCGGCAGCAAGTG GAGCAGACCCAGGAGCGCATCCGGGTGCTGATCAAGGGGAATTCTGTCAGCAAGAGTCACCTTCAGAAGAGCCCAGGAGAG ATCCAGGCTCTGGCCCAGAGAAAAGTGGTTCCGGCTGCAGAAGCTGTGAGACTGCAGGCCCAGAGTCTGCTGAGCAGACAAGAGGAAGAAACCCAATGGCTCCTGGGCCTAGAGCTCAACCCCCTTCTTCGGCACCATCCTGGGGG GGCCCAGCCCCTTCCAGCCGTCTTCCCATCTGTCTACTCTCTGCATCCGGCATGTCCTGGATCCCAGATCCTCATCCATCTGAGTCAGGACCTGGGGCTGCCCCCAGGCAAG GCCCCAGAATTCCTCTTGCATCAGGCAGCCTCCCTGCGTCAAGATTGGCTGTTTCTCCAGGACCAGCTGAGTTACAGAGTTGGCATGCTGAGGCGCCTACAGAAGAATCTGCCCCCAGGACCGTCTACCCAGG AACTGCTCCAGATCCAGGAGTCTGAGGAGAAGAAACAGCAAGAGCACCTGGGCCCCATCCTGCACCGCCTCGAGGAGCTGATGGAGCGCGGGCTGGAGCGCATCCCCCAGCTTCTGAAAGCCGTGGGGGACTG GTGGGACCAACCAGGGCAGGATGCACTCCCTGGAGAGCTCCAGGACCAGGATGGCCTCTCACTACAGCAGTGGAAGCTTCGCTGGGCCCGGGCACAGGGACGGAGAGCCTGA